The sequence GTCGTCAAGTAACAGAAAAATTAAAATTGGTGGATATTATTTTTGAATTGGTAGATGCACGTTTGCCGATTAGTTCAGCAAACCCAATGATGCATGAAATTATTCATCAAAAACGCCGTGTGGTTATTTTAAATAAAAGTGATATGGCTGACCCAAGTATAACTGAAAAATGGTTGGAATATTACGAGAAGCAAGGTATCCGAGCAGTAGCTATCAACTCTAAAGATGGTAAAGGATTACACAAACTCACTAAAGCTGCTCAAGCAGAAATGAGTGAAAAATTTGAACGTAATTTAAAACGTGGGATGCGTCCGCGTGCCATTCGTGCGATGATTTTAGGAATCCCAAATGTTGGTAAATCAACGCTGATTAATAGACTGGTGAAAAAGAATATCACTCAGACTGGAAACCGTCCGGGTGTTACAAAAGCACAACAATGGATTAAAGTGGGCAAAGAGCTGGAATTATTAGATACTCCGGGGATTTTATGGCCGAAATTCGAGGACTCAGAAGTAGGCTACCGTCTTGCTTTGACAGGCGCTATCAAGGATGATATTTTAAATCTGATTGACGTATCAGATTATGGTTATGATTACGCTGCTAAATATTACCCTGCGTTTTTAATGTCATATTTAGGTACTGATGAACCGATGACACCAAAAGAAATGCTTGAACGTTTGGCTCTCAATCGTCAACTTACAGACGGCGAGCATATCGATTATAGTCGTGCTGCTGAACATTTTGTCCGCGATTTCCGTGCCTTAAAACTTGGTCGTATCACGTTGGATCGTCCGGAAGAGTTAGAGATGGCAGAAGAAGCTGACGAAGAGGTGGTTTCAAGTGACGAACAAGCCTAGTATTGCTGCCATTAAAGCACAATTAGCGAATGTTAGCGCCCTGACAGATCCATTGCTGCTAGAGTATGCAAATGATGAACGAAAAGGTGTTCAACAAGCATTGGCGCAATGGCAACGACGTCACCAAGCATTAAAAGCATTAGAGTTGAAACGTGAAGAAATGTGGCTCTATGAAACAGAATTCATCGCTAAAAACTATGCTTATATTGCAGGCGTTGATGAAGTGGGACGTGGTCCATTAGCAGGTCCTGTCGTTGCTGCGGCTGTAATATTACCACAAAATACAAAATTAACTGGAATCGATGACTCGAAAAAGTTAAGTTATGATAAAAAACAAGCGATGTACAAAGCCATTAAAGCGGAAGCCATTGCAATTGGTGTTGGAATAATCGATGAGAAAACAATTGATGCCGTTAATATTTATGAAGCTACAAAATTAGCGATGTCCGATGCGTTGGCACAACTTGATCCTCAGCCTGATGCTGTTTTGATTGATGCCATGCCGTTGAAATACGAAGATGCTCAAATATTGTCGATTATTAAAGGGGATCAAAAAAGTTTATCCATTGCAGCTGCTTCAATTATTGCGAAAGTTATTCGTGATGAGATGATGACTGAGTATGCGAAAACTTACCCTGGATACGATTTTGAACATAATTTTGGTTACGGTACTGCGAAACATTTAGCTGGATTAGAGGCCCAAGGCGCATGTCCGATACATCGTCGTAGCTTTTCACCTGTTAAAAACGTTTTATAGCAAAAAAAAGCGCAAGTAAATAACTCAAATAAACGTTTCTTTTTCTTGTAAACTTAAAGAAAAGGAGGCGTTTTTTGATGTGGACAGAAAGGAAAAAATGGTTATTTGAGGCATCACA comes from Brochothrix thermosphacta DSM 20171 = FSL F6-1036 and encodes:
- the ylqF gene encoding ribosome biogenesis GTPase YlqF — its product is MTIQWFPGHMAKARRQVTEKLKLVDIIFELVDARLPISSANPMMHEIIHQKRRVVILNKSDMADPSITEKWLEYYEKQGIRAVAINSKDGKGLHKLTKAAQAEMSEKFERNLKRGMRPRAIRAMILGIPNVGKSTLINRLVKKNITQTGNRPGVTKAQQWIKVGKELELLDTPGILWPKFEDSEVGYRLALTGAIKDDILNLIDVSDYGYDYAAKYYPAFLMSYLGTDEPMTPKEMLERLALNRQLTDGEHIDYSRAAEHFVRDFRALKLGRITLDRPEELEMAEEADEEVVSSDEQA
- a CDS encoding ribonuclease HII; its protein translation is MTNKPSIAAIKAQLANVSALTDPLLLEYANDERKGVQQALAQWQRRHQALKALELKREEMWLYETEFIAKNYAYIAGVDEVGRGPLAGPVVAAAVILPQNTKLTGIDDSKKLSYDKKQAMYKAIKAEAIAIGVGIIDEKTIDAVNIYEATKLAMSDALAQLDPQPDAVLIDAMPLKYEDAQILSIIKGDQKSLSIAAASIIAKVIRDEMMTEYAKTYPGYDFEHNFGYGTAKHLAGLEAQGACPIHRRSFSPVKNVL